The following proteins are encoded in a genomic region of Populus trichocarpa isolate Nisqually-1 chromosome 13, P.trichocarpa_v4.1, whole genome shotgun sequence:
- the LOC7474641 gene encoding GDSL esterase/lipase LTL1 produces the protein MNTIYTCFIHHLLAHHNSVSAPIRAVLGLLGKMSKDTSPCFISLLILGLVVTLAGVIPQVEARAFFVFGDSLVDNGNNNYLATTARADAPPYGVDYPTRRATGRFSNGLNIPDLISEAIGSEPTLPYLAPELNGEKLLVGANFASAGIGILNDTGVQFLNIIRIGQQLQFFQQYQQRVSALIGPEQAQRLVNEALVLMTLGGNDFVNNYYLVPFSARSRQFALPDYVVYLISEYRKILVRVYELGARRILVTGTGPLGCVPAERATRSRNGECAVELQRAAALFNPQLVQMITELNMEIGSDVFIAANAYEMNMDFVTNPQAYGFVTSQVACCGQGRFNGIGLCTIASNLCPNRDIFAFWDPFHPTERANRIIVSTIVTGDTKYMNPMNLSTIMALDSRV, from the exons ATGAACACTATTTATACCTGCTTCATTCATCATTTACTTGCGCATCACAATAGTGTCAGTGCACCCATAAGAGCTGTGCTAGGGTTGCTTGGAAAAATGTCCAAGGATACCTCGCCATGTTTCATTTCTTTGCTAATTTTAGGGCTGGTGGTAACACTAGCAGGTGTTATTCCTCAAGTTGAGGCTAgggctttctttgtttttggtgattcgTTAGTCGATAATGGAAACAATAATTACCTTGCAACCACTGCCCGAGCTGACGCACCACCGTATGGCGTCGATTATCCAACTCGTCGTGCTACTGGACGTTTCTCCAATGGCCTTAACATCCCTGACCTCATTa GTGAGGCAATTGGCTCGGAACCCACATTGCCATACTTAGCTCCCGAGCTCAATGGAGAAAAACTACTTGTCGGAGCCAACTTTGCCTCTGCTGGAATTGGAATTCTCAATGATACTGGAGTTCAGTTT CTCAACATCATCCGAATCGGCCAGCAATTGCAATTCTTTCAACAATACCAGCAAAGGGTTAGTGCACTTATTGGACCTGAGCAAGCTCAGCGACTGGTTAATGAAGCACTTGTCCTGATGACCCTAGGTGGCAATGACTTTGTTAACAACTACTACTTGGTGCCCTTTTCTGCAAGATCTCGCCAATTCGCCCTCCCTGATTATGTTGTCTATCTCATCTCCGAGTACCGCAAAATCCTAGtg AGGGTATATGAATTGGGAGCACGTAGGATTTTGGTGACGGGGACCGGACCATTAGGTTGTGTTCCAGCTGAGAGGGCAACAAGGAGCAGAAATGGAGAATGTGCCGTTGAACTGCAGAGAGCAGCTGCCTTGTTCAACCCACAGCTTGTGCAAATGATAACTGAACTCAATATGGAAATTGGATCGGATGTTTTTATTGCTGCCAATGCTTATGAAATGAACATGGATTTCGTTACTAATCCTCAGGCATATG GATTTGTGACATCGCAGGTTGCATGCTGTGGACAAGGACGTTTTAATGGGATCGGATTGTGCACAATAGCTTCCAACTTGTGCCCTAACAGAGATATCTTTGCATTTTGGGATCCATTCCACCCAACTGAGAGAGCTAACAGAATCATCGTCAGCACTATCGTGACTGGCGACACCAAGTACATGAACCCAATGAATCTCAGCACCATCATGGCTTTGGATTCTAGGGTTTAA